The Iamia sp. SCSIO 61187 genomic sequence CGACGTCGAGGACCTCGTGTCCTCGGGCACCGAGCTGTTCACCTCGATCAGCGCCTCGCAGCTGGCCGTGATCATCGAGGAGAGCGCCAACTCCGTCGAGGGGCGGGGACCCGACCTGGCGCTCCTCCTGACCCGCCTGGAGACCATCACCGAGGGCTACGCCGCCCGCACCGACACCATCACCCAGCTGATCGCCGACATCGGCCAGCTGGCGAGCGACGTCAGCCCCGAGGCCGAGGCCCACGCCGAGGCCCTGTCCCACCTGGCCGAGACGACCGAGATCCTCGACGAGACCTCGGCCGACTTCCTCGCCACCGTCCGCTCGCTGACCGCCCTGGCCGTCGAGGGGGCCGACCTCCTCGTCACCCACTTCGACCGCATCGACCTGGGGCTGCGGGCCCTGCGCTCGGCGACCCGCGCCGTCGCCACCGAGCAGGCCGCCCTGGCCCGGGTCCTCCAGTTCCTGCCCGAGCACAACACCCGGGTGCCCACGATCCTGCAGGGCGACTTCGGCCAGGTCATCGGGGACATCATCATCTGCGGCCTCCCCGGCGGCGGCGAGATCGACGGCGACCGGCTCAACGACTGCGACTGACCGATGGACCGCCGACTCGTCATCAACCTCGTCACCTTCTTCGCCGTCGCCACCGGGATCATCGGCTACGGCTTCCTCAACCTGTTCGGCAACCCGTTCCTCGAGCCGGTGACGCTGGTGACCCGGATGCCCGAGACCGCCGGCCTCCGTCCCGGGTTCAGCGTGACCCTCGACGGCGTGGTCGTGGGCACCGTCGACCGGGTCGAGCTGGTCGAGGACGGCGTGGACATCACGATTGCCCTCGACGAGGGCCGGGAGGTCCCCGGCGACGCCGAGGCCCGCATCGTGCGGGCCAGCGCCATCGGGGAGCAGCGCATCGACCTGTCGCCCACCCAGGGGGGCACCGCCCCGCCGTACCCCGACGGGTCGCGGGTGCCGGCCGCCGAGGACGCCGTGCCACCGAACGTCGAGGAGGTCATCACCACGGTCCAGGACCTGCTCCGGGCCATCCCCACCGAGGACCTCAACACGGTGATCAGCGAGACCGCCACCGCCCTCCGCGGCCGGGCCGACGACATCCACTCGCTCGTCCGCTCCACCGAGATCATCACCACCGAGCTGCTCCGGCGCGACGACGACCTGCGAGCCCTGTTCGAGAACGCCCCGCCGGTGCTCGACGACCTGACCGAGTCCGGTGACGACATCCGTGCCGCCGTCGAGAACACCCGCCTGGTCACCGCCATCCTCGCCGACCGGCGCACCGACATCGTCGAGCTGCTCCGGGACGGGTCGACCCTGGCCGAGCTGGCCGACCCCATCCTCCTCGACACCCGGGCCGACCTCCACTGCCTGGTGGGGTCGTTGGGCACCCTGGTGACCCAGCTCGACGGCGCCACCCTGGCCGACCTCGACCGGGGGCTGCAGCTGTCCGAGACCTTCTTCGGGATCATCGACGACGTCGCCGTCCAGGGTCACACCGAGGACGTCGGCCACGGGGGCGGCACCCGCGACGACCAGACCTGGCTGCGCACCCAGCTCCTCCTGCCGCCGCCCGGGCCCCCCGGCCTCGCCTACGACCCCAAGGTGGCCACGCCGACGACCCGGCTGGGCGAGGCGTGCGACTCGCCCTTCGCCGGCGGGACCGGCGCCCCCCGCCAGCAGGACCCGGCCCCGGTCGAGGCCGGCGGCCGCATCGTGGATGCCAGCGGCCGGCCTGTCGACGGGGAGCTGGCCGCCCCGCCCGCCGACGGGGTGGGGGAGCAGGACCGCACGGCGCGCACGTCGAACCCACCGCTGATCCCCATCGTCGCCCTCGGCGTGGGCGGTGCGGTGCTCCTCTGGATCGCCGGCCCCCGCGCTCGCCGCCCCCGGAGGACCCGCACGTGAGCCCCACCACCACCCCGGACGCCCGCCCTGGGACCCGCCGCCAGGCGCGGGCCGCGGCCCGCCGCCCGGATTCGACCCCCGCCGCCCCCGAGGCCGGGGCCACCGAGGCCGGGGCCCCCGAGGCCGGGGACGGTCCCGATCGCACCTCGCCGTCCTCGCCCGGGGCACCGCGGCGGGGCGCCGCCGCTCCGGCCCGATCCCGGGCGGCGGCCCGCCCCGTCCCGTCGGTGGCGACCGTCTGGAAGGTGCTGGCCGTCCTCGGGGTCCTGGGCACCATCGGCTTCGGGCTGGCGTGGCGGGCGGCCGACTCCCGGGCGGCCACCGAGGACGGGCTCGCCCCGGAGGTGGTCGAGATGCGCACCGAGGCGCGGGAGTTCGGCATCGCCCTGACGAACTTCGACGCCGCGACCATCGACGCCGACTTCGACCGGATCCTCGACTTCGCGACCGGCGACTTCGCCGAGGAGGCCGACCGCTTCTACGACGAGGAGATCCGGGCCCAGCTGCGCGACGCCCAGGCCACCAGTCGCAGCGAGATCCGTGACATCTACGTGCAGGGCTTCTCGGGGGACCGGGGCGTCGTGTTCTTCGTCGCCGACCAGACGGTGGCCAACAACCGCAGCCCCCAGCCCATCACCGACACCCTCCGGGTCGAGCTGACCATGGTGCGGGTCGACGGCGAGTGGAAGGTGCAGACGGTCGAGGTCCTCGACGCCCCGCCGGGAGCCCAGCTGCAGGGCGCCGACCTCGGGGCGGAGGGCGGGGCGGGCGGCGAGCCCCCCGCTCCCACCACCACCGCTCCGGGCTGATCGTCGGCTCCGGCCCGGCATGACGGACGCCACGTCCGGCCGGGGCTCCGGGTGCGTTGCATCGGGGTGGGCGCGGCCTATGATCCGCCGCGATCGCCGACCACCACCCGGCTCCCGAAGGAACCCATGGCAGACGAAGAACCGACCGACGACGACGTCGAGATCGACCCCGAGGAGCTCGAGGACGACGACGAGGTCGACATCGACGCCGATGTCATCGAGGACGACGACGACCCCCTGGTCGTCGACGCCGATGTCGTCGGGGACGATGCCGAGCTGGTCGACGACGACGATGACGACGACGACGACGAGCCCGTCACCGGGAAGGCCAAGCCGGCCGGCGACGACGATGACGACGACGACGAGCCCGACCCCGACGACGTCGAGGAGGACCTCGACACCATCCTCAAGGACCGCATCGCCGCCACCGACGACGACGAGGACGACGACGAGGACGCACCGGTGGTCGAGGCCACGCCGGCCGAGACCGGCGGCCGGGTCCAGCCCAAGCGCCCGGGCGAGTTCACCTGCCAGTCCTGCTTCCTCGTGAAGCCCCCCAGCCAGCTCGCCGACGCCGACCTCCAGTACTGCCTGGACTGCGTGTGACCGACGAGCGCAAGGACGCGGTGGAGGCCGCCCTCGACCTCCTGGTGTACGCCCCGCTGGGGTTCGCCCTCGAGGCGCGGGGCCTGCTCCCCAAGTTCGTCGAGCGGGGCAAGAACCAGGTCACCATGGCCAAGATGGTCGGCCAGTTCGCCGTCCAGCAGGGCCAGGTCGAGGCGAACAAGCGCCTCGGGCCCGTCCAGGAGCAGGTCGAGGCCGTCCTGGCCGACCTGGGCCTGGTGCCCCGCGGCACCGCCGCCCCGTCGTCCTCGGCGCCGCCGCCGGCCCCGGCCGACGATCGCGCCCCCTCGGCCGACGTGGCCCCCGTCGTCGAGCTGGTGCCCGAGCCCGAGCCCGAGGCCGACGAGGTCCCGCTCGACCCCACCGCCCTCGCCATCCCCGACTACGACAGCCTGGCTGCCAGCCAGGTCGTGCCCCGGCTCCGGGCCCTCGAGCCCGAGGAGCTGGAGGCGGTGCGGGCCTACGAGTCCGCCGGTCGGGGGCGCAAGACCATCCTGAACCGCATCACCCAGCTCCAGAACGGCTAGGCCCGTGGAAGAGGTCCGGGTCGCCACCGAGGCCGACCTCGATGAGCTGGTCCGTCTGGCCGTCCTCGCGCGCGACGAGCTGGGGGTGGAGCGGGGCGGGCTCATGTGGCAGCTCCTGCACGGCCGGCCCGAGCCCCTCCCGGCGACCTTCGCCGCCGACCTGGCCGAGGCGGCCAGCGACAGCGGGGTCGTCCTCCTCGGGCTGTTCGCCGGGGTGCCGGCTGGCTACGCCCACGCCCACCGCGAGCAGCTGGGGGACGGGACCGCCATCGCCGTCGTCAGCGACGTCTACGTCGAGGCCGGGTTCCGGGCCGTCGGCCTCGGCGGGGCGCTCATGGAGGAGCTGATGGCGTGGGCCACGGCCCACGGCTGCCGGGGCATCGACGCCCTCGTGCTGCCGGGCATGCGCAACAGCAAGAACTACTTCGAGCGCTTCGGGCTCACCGCCCGGGCGATCCTGGTGCACAAGGACCTGGGCGGGGCCCCGTGAGCCCGGCCCTCCCCGTCCTGGGCGTGTCCGCCGTCGTGACCGACGGGGACGACCTCCTGCTCGTCCAGCGCGGCACGGAGCCCTACAGGGGCCTGTGGGCGCTCCCGGGCGGCCACGTCGAGGTGGGCGAGACCCTCG encodes the following:
- a CDS encoding GNAT family N-acetyltransferase; the protein is MEEVRVATEADLDELVRLAVLARDELGVERGGLMWQLLHGRPEPLPATFAADLAEAASDSGVVLLGLFAGVPAGYAHAHREQLGDGTAIAVVSDVYVEAGFRAVGLGGALMEELMAWATAHGCRGIDALVLPGMRNSKNYFERFGLTARAILVHKDLGGAP
- a CDS encoding MlaD family protein: MRRPVVGRVAAALAVVAVALAGCSRGDDGRIQATAVFDDVADLTTGAPVQMSDVRIGQVTSIELTDDHRVEVRVAVDEDVAVPAEVQARLRRTSALGEKFVELRPLTDDEDAARLADGATIDQAVVVPDVEDLVSSGTELFTSISASQLAVIIEESANSVEGRGPDLALLLTRLETITEGYAARTDTITQLIADIGQLASDVSPEAEAHAEALSHLAETTEILDETSADFLATVRSLTALAVEGADLLVTHFDRIDLGLRALRSATRAVATEQAALARVLQFLPEHNTRVPTILQGDFGQVIGDIIICGLPGGGEIDGDRLNDCD
- a CDS encoding DUF4193 family protein, whose translation is MADEEPTDDDVEIDPEELEDDDEVDIDADVIEDDDDPLVVDADVVGDDAELVDDDDDDDDDEPVTGKAKPAGDDDDDDDEPDPDDVEEDLDTILKDRIAATDDDEDDDEDAPVVEATPAETGGRVQPKRPGEFTCQSCFLVKPPSQLADADLQYCLDCV
- a CDS encoding MCE family protein, with the protein product MDRRLVINLVTFFAVATGIIGYGFLNLFGNPFLEPVTLVTRMPETAGLRPGFSVTLDGVVVGTVDRVELVEDGVDITIALDEGREVPGDAEARIVRASAIGEQRIDLSPTQGGTAPPYPDGSRVPAAEDAVPPNVEEVITTVQDLLRAIPTEDLNTVISETATALRGRADDIHSLVRSTEIITTELLRRDDDLRALFENAPPVLDDLTESGDDIRAAVENTRLVTAILADRRTDIVELLRDGSTLAELADPILLDTRADLHCLVGSLGTLVTQLDGATLADLDRGLQLSETFFGIIDDVAVQGHTEDVGHGGGTRDDQTWLRTQLLLPPPGPPGLAYDPKVATPTTRLGEACDSPFAGGTGAPRQQDPAPVEAGGRIVDASGRPVDGELAAPPADGVGEQDRTARTSNPPLIPIVALGVGGAVLLWIAGPRARRPRRTRT